The genomic DNA TAATAACTCTGAGTCACTCCGAGCGATCAAATTCACAACCCCCACTTCCATAGCTATTTTCAAACCATTGATTAATGCTacatactcagcatcattgttaGTAACGTAAAATTTGAAGTAGATGGCATTCATCAAACAATGCCCTTTTGGGGTGACCAAAACAATTCTGGAACCTGCTCCATTATTATTCACAGCCCCATCaacatgcaagatccaccaaggGTGTGGGAAGTCTTCTCTAATGTCAACAGGAGGATTTCCTTGTGAGGAAGGTTCTGCCAACACTATAGCCTTATTGTCTACTTCAGAGTCAAACTCAAAGTATGAAATCAGACAACGCCTGTACCTTGATCGCTGTTCGAAGGAAATATTCCAAATAGAATTGTCCCGGCTCTATCGCCTACTTTAACATTCTTCCCGATAATTCTGGTTTATATAAAATATGTCGGAGAGGATAAGCGGTGTGAACCTCTATTCGGTGAGCTTGGAAGTACGGCCTTAACTTTCGTGCCGCAAGGATAAGGGCGTACACTAATTTTTCCATGCTGGTATATCTAGTCTCTGCATCTAGCAACCTTTTGGTCACATACTACACGGGCGATTGGTGGCTCGCTTCCTCTTTCACTAACACCGCGCTAACGGAGTATTTTGAAATTGCCATGTAAAGAATCAATGTTTCCCTCTCTTCTGGCTTGGCCAACATAGGAGGATTTCCCAACTGctctttgattttcagaaaatccTCTTCACGATCTGAGGTCCACATGAAATTCTTCCCCATCCCTTTAATTGCCTTAAAGAATTCCTTGCATCTATCCGACGACTTTGAGACAAATCGAGTCAAAGCCGCAATCCTTCCCGTCAGGCTTTGCACTTGCTTAACGTTGGCGGGAGATTTCATATCCAACAGAGCTTTGATTTTTTCCGGGTTCGCCTCAATCCCTTAGTGGTTAACCatgaatcccaagaattttcccgATTTCACGCCAAACACACTCTTTTGAGGTTAGCTTCATCCTATACTTTCTCAAAATATGGAACATCTCAGCCAAGTCTGTTATGTGATCTTCCTCTCTCTTAGATTTTACAAGCATATCATCCACGTACACCTCCATCGTCTTCCCGATCTGCCACTTAAACATTTTGTTTACTAATCTTTGATAAATGGCCCCAGCATTGATAAGACCAAACAGCATCCCAATATAACAATAGAGCCCTCCATCAGTAATAAAAGAGGTGTGCTCTTGGTCGGGCTCGTACATGGGGATTTGGTTATACCCAGAGTATGCATCCATGAAACTCAACAGGGCATGCCCTGCCGTGGCATTGACCAACTGGTCGATTCGTGGCAAAGGGAAGATATCCTTTGGATAGGCTTTATTTAGATCGGTGAAATCCGCACACATTCTCCACTTGCCGTTAGGTTTTTTCACTAACACCGGATTTGCAAGTCAATTCGGGTACAAAAGATTCCCTGATTAGTCCGACATCCAAGAGTCTATCCACCTCTTCTGCCAAGGCTACTTCCCTTTCTCTACTCACGGCCATCTGCTTTTGTCTGATCCCCTTATGCTTGAGGTCAATATTCAAACAATGGCACATAACTTTCGGGTTAATTCCCACCATATCAGAATGGTTCCACGCAAATATATCAAGGTTTGCCAAAAAAATATTGAAAGCCCTTCTCTTAATCTTGGTGCCAACTGAGACCCAATTCTCAGAACTTTACTTGGATCTCTTTCATCAACTAGGATTTCAATTGTGTCTTCCGCTGGCCCCATCTTTTCTATTCGCATTGGTATTCATGGATCTAAGTCGAGCTGATTACGATCCTCATCATTTTGCAGAGAAGGCGCATCCTCTTGGAGAGGAGCATCAACTTCTTTAGAAGGCGCGCCCTGTGTCACAGAGGCCTCAACTTCCTTCGAATTTTCCGAGGATAAGGGCGCGCCCTCATGGAGAGGGGCATCTACCTTATGCACATCTTTCCTAAGATTCTATAAAACATCAAATCTTCCTTCGAGTTGTTCCCCGTTGAAGTTTGCTTGGACTATGTCATTTGGGGGCTCTTCTTCCTCCAACATTTCAATCCTGATTGTGTCTTCTAAAAACAACATCGTTGGAGGTAATTCAGTGGGATGCTCGTTTTCTTGCTTTACATAGTAATGGACTCGAATTTCCTCGATCGGCTGTTTGATGTTCTTCTCTCGCTCATCATCTGATGCATCTTCGCTGTGGGCATCCTTTCTCCTAAAGCCCCGCATAGCTTGCCTGTAGCATTCCCGAGAGTCATATTGAGAGCCCTTTATACTGCCCACACCATTTGGGGTTGGAAACTTGATGGTAAGGTGGTGGATCAAAGTGATGACCCTCATTTCCCTGAGAAAAGGTCATCCTAGCAGCACGTTGTGGGATGACTCTTGATTTAGAACTTGAACTCGAGCATCTTTGTGGCAGACAACGGACTTTCCCCCAAGGTACACGGCAATCGGATTGATCCCATCACTCTAACTCCTGCGCCAGAGAAACCATAGACCCAAGAGTCTTCTCCCGACATGTCCCGATCCGGGAGCCCCATCTTCTTAAAGGTGTTGTAGTAAATAATGTTTGTCGAGATTTCATTGACTACGAAAGCTCTATGAATATTCTTGGTCCTGATCTGGATGAAAATGACTAGTGCATCATTATGGGGGTGATGCACCCACCGGGCGTCTGCTTCACTGAAGGTGATGTCCATGGACTCGCCCTTAAATACTTTGGGTGGCTGAGTTTCCACCCTATGAATATCGATTAGAGGTCTGAACCGGGCTTCCCTTGCGTACCTTGCCAAGGTTCTGTTACTAGATTCCATCCCAGGATCTCCTCCGTAGATTGCTCGGATGCTTCCATCCCTAACGAACTTATTTTCTTCCAGAGCTTCGTTGTTCGACCCCCGTAGGGCTCGACCTCCCCCTTCCTTTGCCCTGTCGACGCCATCCTTATGCATCCTTACTTTCTTAACTACCCATTCGCCAAGATATCCTTCCTTGATAAGAGCTTCGATCTCGTCCTTTAGTTGCCGACACTCATGTGTGTTGTATCCAGATGACTCATGGTATTCGCAATATATCTTTTTATCTTTGCTTTGCCATGATGATAGAGCCTCAGGCTTTCTAAACAACCCTCTATTCTTCTGTACCTCAAAGATATGTTCAATAGACGCGGCCAAAGGTGTATATCTGCTTGCCCTGTGGTCATAGCTCGAGTGAGGGCTCCATTCCCTCCTTGTGGTCATGGCATTTACCCGATTTGGGATTCTACTACTCCTTCTATATCTCAGGCTTGGAGATATGTCCATCTTCCTTGCTTTGCTTCTCTGACTTGCTTGTGAAGTTGGTTGCACTTCTGCCAGAGACTGCTCTATGGTTTTAAATGATTCTGCCGAAGCAAAGACATCCGCCAGAGTGGCCGAGTCTTTTCCCTATAAATGCTTCCAGAAATCCGAGCCGACCCTTAGCCCTGCTATCAAAAAGCTTTCCAAAGCTTCGTCTGAATCCCCTCTTACGCTGGTGGACTCAGCGTTGAATCTTTTAAAGCAGGATGTTAAGCTTTCATTTTTCCTTTGCCTAATGTTGGCAAGAGTTGTAACAGAGGGAGCATACCTCACGGAGGCTTGATACACGTCCATCTCTATATTGAAACGGCCCAAGAATTCCACAAGATCTGAGCTTCCATGGAAACGGAGATCTCTAGTAGTGTTGCGGCCGGTAACTGCGTCTCTCTTACTGCCACGGAGAATGGAGAAGAAATTTCGGCCGTGGCCATTACTCTGCCTTCCGCGTGGTTAAGCAGCCTTCTCAGATCATCCACATTGAAGGTTCCCACACCTGGGATAGTTTGCATGTGAGGTTGTGGACCTTGGGGCAGAGGCGGAGGTACTTGTTCCTGATTTCCACGTGGAGGAGCTTATTATTGGTTGGTGTTCTAGGCGTCTTCAGGGATCACAATCACTTCTGGGTTTTGGCCTTCATCTCCCCCAAGATTTTCTCCTTGACCTCGGTCGCGGCCCCGAGCCATCCCGTGATCATAATTTACCACATCCATGTGATTATCATATTCGGCGTAATTATCACTTTCTGCTCGGTTATACTAGCGGGTATCCCTGCGGCCATGATAGTTGTCGCGGCGATATCCATCTAAGTATCTACCTCGACCTCCGCCTCTTACCCTCCATTGGGGTCTCTTCTAATGGTCACTTTCGTATCCTCGACCATACTGGTCCAACGATCCGCGGGGAGGAGCTCTATCATGATCACGGTGCCGCTCCTGATTCTCACGGGAATTCAAGGGCACACGCGTCGTACCATGGGGCGTCACATTTCCGCGATCAACCTCTTTTCGCCATTCTAGCAACAACATCCTTAGATCATCATCTTCTAAGCGGATCCCCAAGTGATCCTTTAAAGCTGTGAAGCCTCGCTGCTCATTGTCCGGGATGGACTCAGCTTGCCAACATTCCTTAAGACTACTCCCGGACCGGTGCGGGTGAGTTTCCCCCCGGTTATCTACCCGCAGTATTTCTCGACCATCAACATCCTCTTCCACAAGCTCGACGATTGGGGATACATCGTTGGAATAGTTCAGACGTCGTAGGGTTATTAACACACGTCCACCTTCAGTTCGACCACGACCGGCCAAGGCATCTCTATCAATAATGGGTGCCTTCCCAGGTGCGTGAGCAGCACGGTTATGGCGAAGGCCCCTTCTAGTCTTGCGTCGCTCCACGGTGCTCAGCCTTGAGTCAAAACCGTTCAGAGCATCTCCCATGTGATACAGCTGTTCCAACAAGTCAACGTTGCTGATAAGCACAGGCGGCTGACCCCCAACTTCTAGAGTGGGGCGATCAGTCATGGGTGGAATGTAGGGTTCATGGTGGTCATAGCCATGATCAGATTCTTCTTCAGAGCTTCCATCATAAAAACTTCCATCACCGTATTGAGAGATCTTTCCTTCTAGATGCAGATCTTAATTAGCCCCTCCTTTTAGCAGCCAATTTGTTGATGGAGGAATTTGGtagcaacaaagtttgaggttcgcagctggaaacaagatctgtgatggtgGTTCTTCGTCGGAAAACGTGAATAGTACGATTTTATGAACAGTGTTCGTCAAATTTTATGAACAGTGCTTGGTGGTGATGATTATcggtggctgagattgcttagggttagtggtggctcctttgcgctctcgcttcttaTCCCTTATAATTttcctacgtatccctatttatagggaattaagctaacgtagttcttggggaacaagaaacctaacggGCTTAGATTTCTTGTCCTGAGGCCCAATAGGATAactactggaaaccgtcttctactagctttaggaacgtccgccgatgaggcccaaccacaaagtCCCAAGGCTCGTCCATGGCTTCGAGACTTCACAGATAaagcatctccctggccaaggataaccctccacTACAAGCTATTTCTCTGGACCGAGGAAacaggtatagccgtggttcaccccaaatgttggacgcatcatTGTCCCctgataaggagcccctaccagattacaggacaagtgatcccaagatTTTGGGTgtaaagtgcaggatactccgaagtctcccaatgACGACACCCTTTGACTAaagagacagagctcccaaagcacacaccagaatttaccccacatccccaatgaggacactcattgactacaagAGGAGGCCTTCCGTCTAGGCATACCCCTAGAGGTCTCTGACGACAGACACCGCCTTCCTGTAGATGcactacaggaaggagttcttcaatagagtatctgcatcaaataggttagtaataaaGATCTCTATCTTCCTTGAATCATCCAAAGGACCCATCCAAGTTACCTTGTCAAAACTCTTCTCTAGCCCTTCTTGAACTTAAGGCGTGCCCTAAACCTTCCCCGGAGTAAAAAGAGTCAACTATGTAATGAATTCTTCAGCATCTTCATTTAATCAACAGGGCGCGCCTCCCTCATCCTAGTGAGGGCGCGCCATCACATATTACAGGTataattgtggcgccctccaaatccgggtcagaagtttggggcccacacacacaccttatttataacctgcttataacaataataaagataatcataatatgcagtgacccaacttaccaactaccacggatcacaacaggttaaagtatgcacacaagccacacatctacttatattacataccgttcaactcccaactattccaaacccaaaactgagtattaaacattattacaaacttttacagacttaaattatcccaaaagaagcctactagctccgcTCAATCAACTGgaatccctagctctcgcgctggactggggatccgcggtaccaactggttcattcttaactggaaaagaacagaaacaatatcgcacaaatgagctaactagctcagcaagtcacaatgacaaaactgagaataatgatcatcaggtgaacatggttatgatatcaagtgaacaatggattatgatttagaattggatattatattttcatattaaaaaccaaggttaggctgctgatcagtcacgcactaaccccgagcaaagcacacaacactgctctaactactggatccaaggcacacattggcctaacttgaccattatatggtctgaccacgaatccggtccacaattttataaaaacaatccaattctaacataataacagaataaacaataataagcaataaccagaatcattaacaacatttgatgttccataatgaaatggttttaatctgcataaggatcaacagattattttttaaagtttgggtgctaggtaatgaaagaatttgataacaatgaatcaatgtttcagggtttcaaggatttggtctttcaaagcataaaatacaaagatttgaatgtgtaagcaatctggttcagtgtttaatatttagtttgtatgtatttgtagagtagtatcgtatacttgaggttcgtgtttgggtatacaacaatcaatggtctagaaagaatcaggttacggctcaagatcaataactggaatcaaggtttagggtacagtgcttcaaagcacttgcaatataaaacaggaatatcaatcacgacaatacctcgagaaagttcagaacacttgcctggtattagcttactatcatgcactcgcttccaatctcaaccgtcttacttctcaactatctgtttcccttttctacgtcttgcctcttctcctcacatatcataagcatctatgaataatcaactcatacgattctattcaatacatacttctatctacccttcgtttcacccaaatccgattaacggatggAAAGTTACACAATAATCAaataaacactgaatatatagaccgatagtcaatcaacaagtcacgtatcacacataatacattatataattaatgacatatcatttataaagaagtcttgagtcataaataggctttctggtatttaaaatgatttttaaaacatttttcggaattaaaacgggtcatcggatcaatttcgggttaataaacagggttcggttggccaattctggcttcgaaacaattttataataattatcgagccttggaaataatttagaataatattttaaagctcgaaactatttttcggaatttttaaatcatttttaagtaattaaatctaattaaataattaattaaaatcaattaataattaactaaatcaattaatcaattaattttcaaattaattgaccaattaatcaattaaaaattaactgaaattaattaactaattaattcagatttatttctaaattaaaaataattttcggaattaaaatactaatttttagatttttcagaaattaaaaacgaatttttataataaaaaaacaaataggaaatatgattttaaacatttttaaaacaggaatcctaaatttgcaaagtctgaaaacttcagggaccaaactgcatcgttttcaaaactataggtactaaactataattttccagccccgtcgccagaaaatacaggggtggccggagaacacgttcacggcgtcctcaccccaccaacacctccagatcacatctatatttcaccaggaactcaaccataccaacaaatcattctaatcatccctgagttggccggaatttggccgtgaagtttgccagtttccggcgaacttcggaaaatttcaaaagacaactcccttctctacagacctcggtgattcatgaaacttatacgattaGATTGCAAATGTCACAGAAAATacaatccactataccacaacatcaatctattccagaataagaaacccccaaatttcaattaagaacattcatacgggttataaaccctaattttgaaattcgaaaattaaacccacttttgagcatgttattgaactccaaatcagacgtatgacatatgaaaatcatcaggaaaacaagctctacaacatgcaagcatcaaatcatacaaacaatcatccgaacgaaaattcctatttttaatcaaaataatttgaaaataaataaatttatataaaatcaacctttgattctgcagtaaaacaggttctggaatctgatagtactccttgagaccttcaatctggttactccaactttccaaacggattttactaacaccttgaatttgtggtttgattctcagaagggtttatgaatatatgatttttctctgtaaaattatataattatctgtctgcaaatgattttgatacgaaataaaatacggtaaaaggctatttatatttacggaaaattagtatcccgttggatcattccggatataaaacggtacgtttatttataaaaacagatccaaacggtatcggtttgcgggataattatccaaatcagtacaatttgtactgcggtcttggtctcagcgcctggttacacgtattacgaagtgataattgtgatagtttaataaaaagctcccgtttatcgaaaatacgggttttattgatttaccgaaatgaatattgtatcgaaaatgttgcgccgggacccgcgcagattaaaccgtacgccggatcgaaaaaatcgaaacatggaatatgctcggaatattacaattaggttaggaaggagttctcggaagagtttcgggttccaaaaacgtaacaacggatgacgtcgattggttcccctttttataaaatagattttaaatactcggaaaaagattttataaatttcatatgatccttataaatccataaatcaacataaaaataattaggaagatatgacaattatctatgttttattttggacatataaaaattaaaatactcaattaatattatttttgaatatccatgtacagataacatttaacaattaactcacagaatagatactgaacacacataataattatttaatagcaaaataatcacacgatatatcccggatattacatccttccccccttaaaaggattatgtcctcagaatctcctaagaaaacaaatgagggtagttttctctcatatcattttttaactcccaggttgactcttcaacctttgggtttctccacaatactcttactaactttaccactttatttctcaatactttctctctctcctctagaatctctatcggactctctacatatgataaatctgcctgaagctctattggctcatattctattacatgcctggagtctggattatatttcttgagcattgatatatgaaaaacattgtgaatgtactccatgtgcggtggtaacgccaattcgtaagctactttgccaacgcgctttaggatctcaaaaggtccgacatatcttgggcttagcttccctttcttcccaaacctcgttagtcctttccatggtgatactttcagtaataccaagcttccttcttcaaattccatgtctttccttgactgatctgcatatttcctctgacgatcttgtgcggctatcaatctcttctggataatttcaacaatttcctttgtctgctgtaccagttcaggtccaagtatcttgcattctcctacttcatcttaatatactggagatctacatttgcgtccataaagggcttcatagggtggcatcccaatactggcatgataataactgttgttataagcaaactctaccagaggtaaatgttcatcccaacttcctttaaaatcaatagcacaaacacgcaacatgtcctcgattgtttggatcgttctttcactttggccgtccgactgggggtgataggccgtactcatattcagtcttgttcccaaacattcttgaaaactcttccaaaatcttgaattaaaccttggatctcgatcagatacaatagacacaggaactccatgacgaactacaatttccttcaggtacatatggattaacttgtcgagcgaaaatatttcatttataggcagaaaatgagttgacttggtaagtctatccactataacccaaatggcatcatgattagcccttgtccttggtaatccaactatgaaatccatggtaatatgttcccacttccactctggaatctccaatggctgtagcaatccgcttggtctctgatgctctgctttaactctctgacaggtataacatttgctaacccattccgcaatttccctcttcatgtctggccaccaatagttcttctttaaatctctatacatcttggtacttcctggatggatggaataccttgaattatgtgcctcatgtagaatttcattcttcaactccgtcaccggtggaatccaaattctagatgaaaacctcagaataccttggtcatccttttgtgtgcataattcttcaccaACCAAACGATTTAAATCTTGATctattacatcttcctgacatttctttattttctcaaataattctggttggaaagtcatactgtatactttcgcttcctcgggcttgcaaactctaatctccaattccaatttctgaaattccttatatatatcttcaggtactgataacatattcaacctttccttccgactcaatacgtctgctaccacgttcgctttaccgggatgataattaatcgagcaatcatagtctttgatcaactctaaccatttcctttgcctcatattaagttccttctgtgtgaatatgtactttaagcttttgtgatccgttAAAATCTCGTACTTTTCTCCATaaaaataatgtctccaaattttcaaagcgaaaactatggctgctagctccaaatcatgagtaggatacttttgtttgtgtggtttcaattgccttgacgcatacgcaatcaccttttcgtgttgcattaaaacacatcctagtcctttgtgagaagcgtcactataaattacgaaattcccttgatcgtctggaagtgataaaacaggtgccgtgattaatctctgcttcaactcctgaaaactttcttcgcacttgtcgttccatataaacttttcattctttcgtgtaagctttgtcaatggtgttgcaatccttgagaaattctgaacgaatcgtcgataatatcccaccaatcccaagaaacttcttacctcagtgggtgcTACCAATagttcttctttaaatctctatacatcttggtacttcctggatggatggaataccttgaattatgtgcctcctgtagaatttcattcttcaactccgtcaccggtggaatccaaattctagatgaaaacctcagaataccttggtcatccttttgtgtgcataattcttcacctaccaaacgatttaaatcttgatccattacatcttcctgacatttctttattttctcaaataatttcggttggaaagtcatactgtatactttcgcttcctcgGGCTTGCAAAccctaa from Apium graveolens cultivar Ventura chromosome 5, ASM990537v1, whole genome shotgun sequence includes the following:
- the LOC141660935 gene encoding uncharacterized protein LOC141660935 → MTTRREWSPHSSYDHRASRYTPLAASIEHIFEVQKNRGLFRKPEALSSWQSKDKKIYCEYHESSGYNTHECRQLKDEIEALIKEGYLGEWVVKKVRMHKDGVDRAKEGGGRALRGSNNEALEENKFVRDGSIRAIYGGDPGMESSNRTLARYAREARFRPLIDIHRVETQPPKVFKGESMDITFSEADARWVHHPHNDALVIFIQIRTKNIHRAFVVNEISTNIIYYNTFKKMGLPDRDMSGEDSWVYGFSGAGVRVMGSIRLPCTLGESPLSATKMLEFKF